TACGTATCAATTTCGCATTTTCCTCTGATATTTTCTCCAAAGCATTGAGACGACGCCGAAGCTGTTCATTATCTAATTTCAACTGTTTACTAGACtgtcttaaaatatttagttcCAATTcatgatttatattttcgacTATTTGAGTATCACTGCTTGTGAGTGTTACAAGGGAATTACTCCTGCTCAACAGGTTTactagaaataaaatgtttgagTTAGATTAATAGTAGAGGAatgtataagaaaatattttatagtcatctataaaatacacaaaaaaGTTGTgcttctaataaaaaattacttttaacgaattaggaaattaaatattttttattgaacatAGATGGTGAgtaaacaatatatatttacaatctaAACTATTTGTGAACAATAAGCAGCGTTATAAAACAATGTTTTGTACCTTATATGCAGCATGTCCAAAAAGGACATATTGGCGCAAAAATGTTAGGACAAAACTTATACTACATGTTAATGAGATCAAgtagataaaaaaatttatataaccttatgtcCGAAAATGCTTTATTAAAGAGTTATAAGCatcaaaaaattgttataataaatgtttaaaattgcttCTGTAATAATGCTAAGGATGCAAATCATTCATCAAACTTGTTGAACTTTTTCGAATATTCCTGCTATTGTAGAAATAGTagtaaatgtatgtaaatgtatttcTGCAATTCTGTATAATGAGTCTTAAGAACTACTTTCTGAGAAATCTTTGAACGCTCATAACTCttcaataaaacatttttggtcATAAGTTTACATAAACTTTTTATATCTACTTGACCTCATTAACATATAGTATAAGTTTTGTCCCGACCTTTCTGGACACTCTATATGTTGTTCATTCATGCTGATTtataaattgcattaaaaattttaataagcaTACGTGATAATAagcagaaattattttcttttgatttgagaaaaaataaaacatgcCTTTGCATAATTAAATGCAAatctaaaattctatttattcaaTGTCCtattaaacaatattattaaagCAGTAAATGCTACTActatttttctaattgttttgtataaatgCTCACATTAGAAAGGCCGTCTGAATGCACAGAattatacaatgtataacattaattttaaaaaagtaaacaaatttttaaataaaagaatttatcacTAAAATGTATTTCGAAAACCTACTATATTATAAACTTACTGTACTATACTATATTAAACACTATATATCTTCCTTGTACGAAAATAATAAGtggcaaataataataacaaaactTCATTGTACATTGTTACCTACCAACTGGTTCAATATGAAAAACTCCATTTGCATCTCGTACTATCTTAAGCTTTGCAATATTCAGATCTATAGGAATTGGTCCTGGCGAAGTTATATTGTTCGGTGGACGATCTTCATTTAAACGCAATGATATACTCTCCAGATATATCTgcaataaaatagaaatgttatgtaattaagaataaagttaaaagaaataatacaataaaatttaacataCCTGCAATGGTATTGGCCTAGGTATAATTTCATCTTCAGTTAAGTCTGTAAGACCACTTATTGAACTCATAGACAAGGCCATTGATACATTAGTAACTTTAACTTCTAATTTATCTTCAAACAAGTCCAAAACACTTTGTTTGTTATGTACATCTATAGTAGTATCTACCTCTTCTTCAGCTGTATTATCTTGATTCTGATTTAAGtgcatatttttattccttataGCTCGACTTGCTTGAGACAATTTCCAAGAATCTGACTTGCATTTTAAATCATGATCCAAACGTAGTTTAATACATGATCTACAGTTAGAATCTGAAGGTAATTCGACCCAACCTCGTGATCGTGCACTGAATTTTGtctaataaacaaaaaatattaaaaaatatatgtataacatttaaattatattataattataatttctactatgtaatagaattacaattcttttattttgtaataaattcataaaaatttaaaactaagctataaatgtgaaattatggaaaataaactataaaatCGTTGAAgactaaattattatttgcatATATTAGATAATAAGAACAAATCCTTAATATTAGCTTCTTTATGAGCATactctatatatatttctataatatgtaattaaacatttaaatacaaaaattacatattgttaactttttcttattaatatgtgataagttaaaaaattttaacataaaaagCTACGAAAACTTGTTTTATAAACAAAGCTACTTTCATTTCCgtataattcatataaaatacacaTCTGCAATCGCATTTGAAAGCTTTTCAAATACCAGCTAAGCATTATTTCATACCATGCTACATGAACTTATTACACTTTgagtacatatacatattatgaaattaaaaactaaaaagCTTTAAACCCTTCACATAAAAGTAAAAGTGTGTACTTTTGAAATGCTTATATAATTCGTTtgtatatacaaataaaaaataacaataaaatattaactgCTAATTATGCAacttaataatgtaataataaacttGTATGTAATTGTCACATACTCTACAAATTTATCATTTgcatattaataattacttatCAATAAGGATTACAAACCTAAAAGTAAATcatcaaatattttcctttagttATTATATACTAATCTAAAAAGCTAATCTATACATTCAcaataatcttttttaaatgatcaataggataaatatttatatatatgcaaTTTGTACAGCATAGTGacataattaattcaaaagaaataaacatgCGATAAAATGTACATAGTACAAGgcatttaatatgaaatatatgagTACTTTGCCAATACCTTTCTCTTGACCTGCCACAAGTGCCACATAAAAACATTCACAAGAGAAGGAGAGACGCAGGAGAAGCATGCAAAAAAGTTAAAGACAaacattgtataaatatacatatataatataaaaatgtttgtaatgTATGTGATATGAAGCtagaaataaaatcaaaagagTTTCGTGGCACACGAAGTATGTAACTAGGAATAAAATGTTAGTCATGAATACATTCCAAGTTTATACAAAAaacttaaatattatttgaataagaTACTGCATTACTATTTTAATGTAATCAAATTTCATACTCGAAACatcttaacaaattttaacatAAGTTTCAGAGCAATATGTCTTCTATAAATGGTTAAATCTGTATtgattagaaatatattaaatctgTACAATAAAAAGcacttcatatagtatataaaaaatgtttaaactttctaatgaaattattgtatgaaagaaacactaaagaataatatatttttgattgcagcaacattaaaaaaaaCCTTAGTATTTAGATCTATTTAATAGATTTAAAATAGCATATTGTATGTAATCAGCAAACAGGAAATTTATCATTTAGATGAATAGAAGATAATATTACCTGAAATTCATCCCATGGGATAGATGAACATTCATCATTAccaatatttgaaatttgaactTTAATTGATGATGCATATCCAAGAGATTGTTGAATAAATTCAACTTtagataatttaaatgttGCCATAGATACCTAAAAAGGATTATATCTAATCAGGATATTAAAGTTTTCAattgtattacattattatattacataacatAGACTTACAATATCCTTTCGTTTACACACACTATCCATAGATTTTTCACTCTGAGTATCAGGAGTTTCTTCAACTACTTCACTAGCTTCTTCTACTGCTGTTATTCTAATTGAATTATCGACAGAAAACATTGTATCTAACTTTTCTTGATCttgaagattaattaaaacgtaGTTCTCACTGTCAGAACTAACATCACTTCTTATAGACACAGTATCACTGCTACCATCTTCTGGAGAAGCCTTCAAAGCTGAATCAATTGATGTCATCAAATTACTTAATCCTTTTTTCATAGAAGAGAGACcaacattgaaattattagGAATGAATGGTGTATTTGAAGACGAATCTCCTTTGCTATGCTTATTTGTAGCATCAGCAGTATATCTTAAAGTAGGCAATGATTTCTCTTCCTCTACAGCAATGCACCTTTTATCATGTGCTACATTTCTTATctgtatattattttcgtGTTTATTGGTACCATTCTGTTTAAAGGTCACAACAGTTTGAGGTATACTAGAATGTATAAAATCCATTGACAACATTGATGATACGTCACTTTGTGGTGttattgtttcattatttatattaatctttTTACTACTGCTCTCAACTCGTTCTGTACTTTGCCATGGAATAGACGAACCTGGAATGTCATCTGCTATGCTAGATGAATCTGGCATAACGGATTCCAAATCACCTCCAGAATTTTCTTTACCAGGGGTATGCGACGGCATGACAAATGTTACTTCTACTTGTGGTATCAATGCACCAATAACAAGTGCACTACCACAATCAacctttaatattttattagaatcaATATTTAGATACGTTGCCATTTCCGATAAAACTTCCGATAATCTTAACAAGAACAAATATTGATAGTGATTTATCTGAACGCTAACTAAATTGCTTATGTATGCAAGACCATGAATGTCAGCAGTAGATTTATTTTCTGATAAATCTTTCTCTGACGATTTCATAGACATGTAACACCATAGAGTTAAAGGAAATGCATCAAGGAACGGAACAGGTCGGTTTTGTCCCACCGCACGAGCACCAAGAAAATCTCCCCAAACAGGTTCCAAATTGCAACACCATATGTCTTTAGCTTCAGTCCATAAAAGCTCCCGGTGTAATTGACGAACTAATTCGTTTACAGAATTACTGCTAAAATTAGGTGGTGGATATCGAATATTATCAGTgcctataataaataaatgagtgtgaaatatatgtatcatactatataataataacgtgAAAAATGTACTTGTGTATAAAACTTTTACCTGCGCAATGTGCCAAAAATTTATCTGTAAGAATATGAAAATCATTTAATCTATTTGGAAAGTCTGTAGCAAAAAACATCTGTCCCATTTGAAAAGCGTTTACACACTGTGCTAAATCTGCTCTTGAAGATCTTTCTGCGGATCGAACATTTGTTATTGACGCTCTGGACGTCTGTATGTGCAAAGACTTTGGCCTATCCTTCTGATTAGGATAATCTTGTTGGCTTTCAAAAACTACCTGAAGTTAATAAGTATATTGGGGGTATAATAGTACGAAACTTTAACCTATAATACAAATGTCTTAGTACTTGCCCTTGGAAGTATAGCTTCAATTTTCACATcaaaatacattaaattagTGGAAGTATATGTCGATTGTTTATCCTTATTCATTAGAgaatgatataaatttaatgcaAATGAATTAAACCATAAGCAGGAACAGACATCAAAGTTTACTTGGATAGGATTCAgttgtacataaaattttgGTGGTGGCACTAAACAATTACAAAATAGATGAAGTTgtagattaatttaaaatttgttaacgtGATAATTATATGTTTACTTACATGGAAATGTAATATCTCcaggataataataatatgtaaattcaGCATGAACAATTGTAACATCTTCTGGAAGACAAAATTTGTCTCTGTCACCTAagcaacataaaaatatttcaataaagtgtaatagaaatgtaaatatattctcCAATAACATACATGCGTTATGAATATACTCCATACAACAGTAAAAATTCACATGATGTTATCTGTTACATATTACAAAATGCAAACCATAATAATTGCATGAAGTATAACCATTTATATGTATCTACGCAACATAGTCCCTAGGATCTGTAAGATAAatacaacaaatttttttattggaaGCCTTCTTAAAAGACACGAAAAATTATATGCTTCTTTATAAatgattgaaatttcatttaacagaattataattttctatatttttataattgaaaagtGGTAGATAATGTTAAATAGAATAACGTTCCATTTGAAATACTTGGAAAgtatattacataatttattacttattttttgaatatttgtaatGCTTTTTACATActtcattttaaattttcttctcagaaactataaaataaatatataaaagattatcGAATATTACTTAGACTGCAATAGAACTGATACATatcttttaaaagaatataaaaaaaacatttaaaaattttgattaaaatatttgctttAGAAAAGCAAATTATACTATgattatcttttaaatatattataattacgcTTCAGattaattgtacatatattaattaatatatgtataatatttataatatataataatgataatattcatatatttagaACTGCTGTTAAAAACGTTTTGTActaagttataaattaatgctCAATAATATGATACATACAAGAT
The DNA window shown above is from Bombus fervidus isolate BK054 chromosome 8, iyBomFerv1, whole genome shotgun sequence and carries:
- the LOC139989766 gene encoding bridge-like lipid transfer protein family member 3B isoform X4 — encoded protein: MVSLIKKQLLKHLSRFTKNLSADKINLSAFKGEGELTNLELDEIVLTDLLELPSWLRLTNAWCNKVSFRIQWTKLRSVPIFLSLDEVHIEVETCEDLRDLSSPQGLSSYTGPAKYSFIHKVIDGITVTVNTVSVTFKSPAFIASVQMNRIIVESKSATWQRCDLRTTRVKDPDRGQLLIFKELEWQTVRIEAQSTKDKNLTPLRLLTNQARCRITIKKRISDCFVMGSRLILILDDLLWVLTDSQLKAALHFIDSLGGLIEKATVLERKTKAARKLEVLPEYQAQISQQSRTKNQYNTAISKIFTRYDVVETSYHFLCQRIDLHLCDDAGNGRSSHPDLKDGGALQISLVRFQVDYYPYHLAMADRKHWAKYKENATPHSQWLQQSLSSFRSQFMDLIDSGRTQHSPLTRSQGNITVNNTKGLGDNSEKGNQSQNINITVDDKKKSQHPSGNPVKNYILEQLAKLMTTCIIIRIDDFTLYKVTTTSRNPVPKEFVMGDRDKFCLPEDVTIVHAEFTYYYYPGDITFPLPPPKFYVQLNPIQVNFDVCSCLWFNSFALNLYHSLMNKDKQSTYTSTNLMYFDVKIEAILPRVVFESQQDYPNQKDRPKSLHIQTSRASITNVRSAERSSRADLAQCVNAFQMGQMFFATDFPNRLNDFHILTDKFLAHCAGTDNIRYPPPNFSSNSVNELVRQLHRELLWTEAKDIWCCNLEPVWGDFLGARAVGQNRPVPFLDAFPLTLWCYMSMKSSEKDLSENKSTADIHGLAYISNLVSVQINHYQYLFLLRLSEVLSEMATYLNIDSNKILKVDCGSALVIGALIPQVEVTFVMPSHTPGKENSGGDLESVMPDSSSIADDIPGSSIPWQSTERVESSSKKININNETITPQSDVSSMLSMDFIHSSIPQTVVTFKQNGTNKHENNIQIRNVAHDKRCIAVEEEKSLPTLRYTADATNKHSKGDSSSNTPFIPNNFNVGLSSMKKGLSNLMTSIDSALKASPEDGSSDTVSIRSDVSSDSENYVLINLQDQEKLDTMFSVDNSIRITAVEEASEVVEETPDTQSEKSMDSVCKRKDIVSMATFKLSKVEFIQQSLGYASSIKVQISNIGNDECSSIPWDEFQVKRKTKFSARSRGWVELPSDSNCRSCIKLRLDHDLKCKSDSWKLSQASRAIRNKNMHLNQNQDNTAEEEVDTTIDVHNKQSVLDLFEDKLEVKVTNVSMALSMSSISGLTDLTEDEIIPRPIPLQIYLESISLRLNEDRPPNNITSPGPIPIDLNIAKLKIVRDANGVFHIEPVVNLLSRSNSLVTLTSSDTQIVENINHELELNILRQSSKQLKLDNEQLRRRLNALEKISEENAKLIRIKEESIVIKSHLSAAQEDIQLLLKEKRALQETITELQNRIIGSGPGSATRASWSSKR
- the LOC139989766 gene encoding bridge-like lipid transfer protein family member 3B isoform X1; translation: MVSLIKKQLLKHLSRFTKNLSADKINLSAFKGEGELTNLELDEIVLTDLLELPSWLRLTNAWCNKVSFRIQWTKLRSVPIFLSLDEVHIEVETCEDLRDLSSPQGLSSYTGPAKYSFIHKVIDGITVTVNTVSVTFKSPAFIASVQMNRIIVESKSATWQRCDLRTTRVKDPDRGQLLIFKELEWQTVRIEAQSTKDKNLTPLRLLTNQARCRITIKKRISDCFVMGSRLILILDDLLWVLTDSQLKAALHFIDSLGGLIEKATVLERKTKAARKLEVLPEYQAQISQQSRTKNQYNTAISKIFTRYDVVETSYHFLCQRIDLHLCDDAGNGRSSHPDLKDGGALQISLVRFQVDYYPYHLAMADRKHWAKYKENATPHSQWLQQSLSSFRSQFMDLIDSGRTQHSPLTRSQGNITVNNTKGLGDNSEKGNQSQNINITVDDKKKSQHPSGNPVKNYILEQLAKLMTTCIIIRIDDFTLYKVTTTSRNPVPKEFVMAQTRKKHATGDRDKFCLPEDVTIVHAEFTYYYYPGDITFPLPPPKFYVQLNPIQVNFDVCSCLWFNSFALNLYHSLMNKDKQSTYTSTNLMYFDVKIEAILPRVVFESQQDYPNQKDRPKSLHIQTSRASITNVRSAERSSRADLAQCVNAFQMGQMFFATDFPNRLNDFHILTDKFLAHCAGTDNIRYPPPNFSSNSVNELVRQLHRELLWTEAKDIWCCNLEPVWGDFLGARAVGQNRPVPFLDAFPLTLWCYMSMKSSEKDLSENKSTADIHGLAYISNLVSVQINHYQYLFLLRLSEVLSEMATYLNIDSNKILKVDCGSALVIGALIPQVEVTFVMPSHTPGKENSGGDLESVMPDSSSIADDIPGSSIPWQSTERVESSSKKININNETITPQSDVSSMLSMDFIHSSIPQTVVTFKQNGTNKHENNIQIRNVAHDKRCIAVEEEKSLPTLRYTADATNKHSKGDSSSNTPFIPNNFNVGLSSMKKGLSNLMTSIDSALKASPEDGSSDTVSIRSDVSSDSENYVLINLQDQEKLDTMFSVDNSIRITAVEEASEVVEETPDTQSEKSMDSVCKRKDIVSMATFKLSKVEFIQQSLGYASSIKVQISNIGNDECSSIPWDEFQVKRKTKFSARSRGWVELPSDSNCRSCIKLRLDHDLKCKSDSWKLSQASRAIRNKNMHLNQNQDNTAEEEVDTTIDVHNKQSVLDLFEDKLEVKVTNVSMALSMSSISGLTDLTEDEIIPRPIPLQIYLESISLRLNEDRPPNNITSPGPIPIDLNIAKLKIVRDANGVFHIEPVVNLLSRSNSLVTLTSSDTQIVENINHELELNILRQSSKQLKLDNEQLRRRLNALEKISEENAKLIRIKEESIVIKSHLSAAQEDIQLLLKEKRALQETITELQNRIIGSGPGSATRASWSSKR
- the LOC139989766 gene encoding bridge-like lipid transfer protein family member 3B isoform X2 gives rise to the protein MVSLIKKQLLKHLSRFTKNLSADKINLSAFKGEGELTNLELDEIVLTDLLELPSWLRLTNAWCNKVSFRIQWTKLRSVPIFLSLDEVHIEVETCEDLRDLSSPQGLSSYTGPAKYSFIHKVIDGITVTVNTVSVTFKSPAFIASVQMNRIIVESKSATWQRCDLRTTRVKDPDRGQLLIFKELEWQTVRIEAQSTKDKNLTPLRLLTNQARCRITIKKRISDCFVMGSRLILILDDLLWVLTDSQLKAALHFIDSLGGLIEKATVLERKTKAARKLEVLPEYQAQISQQSRTKNQYNTAISKIFTRYDVVETSYHFLCQRIDLHLCDDAGNGRSSHPDLKDGGALQISLVRFQVDYYPYHLAMADRKHWAKYKENATPHSQWLQQSLSSFRSQFMDLIDSGRTQHSPLTRSQGNITVNNTKGLGDNSEKGNQSQNINITVDDKKKSQHPSGNPVKNYILEQLAKLMTTCIIIRIDDFTLYKVTTTSRNPVPKEFVMAQTRKKHATGDRDKFCLPEDVTIVHAEFTYYYYPGDITFPLPPPKFYVQLNPIQVNFDVCSCLWFNSFALNLYHSLMNKDKQSTYTSTNLMYFDVKIEAILPRAIFESQQDYPNQKDRPKSLHIQTSRASITNVRSAERSSRADLAQCVNAFQMGQMFFATDFPNRLNDFHILTDKFLAHCAGTDNIRYPPPNFSSNSVNELVRQLHRELLWTEAKDIWCCNLEPVWGDFLGARAVGQNRPVPFLDAFPLTLWCYMSMKSSEKDLSENKSTADIHGLAYISNLVSVQINHYQYLFLLRLSEVLSEMATYLNIDSNKILKVDCGSALVIGALIPQVEVTFVMPSHTPGKENSGGDLESVMPDSSSIADDIPGSSIPWQSTERVESSSKKININNETITPQSDVSSMLSMDFIHSSIPQTVVTFKQNGTNKHENNIQIRNVAHDKRCIAVEEEKSLPTLRYTADATNKHSKGDSSSNTPFIPNNFNVGLSSMKKGLSNLMTSIDSALKASPEDGSSDTVSIRSDVSSDSENYVLINLQDQEKLDTMFSVDNSIRITAVEEASEVVEETPDTQSEKSMDSVCKRKDIVSMATFKLSKVEFIQQSLGYASSIKVQISNIGNDECSSIPWDEFQVKRKTKFSARSRGWVELPSDSNCRSCIKLRLDHDLKCKSDSWKLSQASRAIRNKNMHLNQNQDNTAEEEVDTTIDVHNKQSVLDLFEDKLEVKVTNVSMALSMSSISGLTDLTEDEIIPRPIPLQIYLESISLRLNEDRPPNNITSPGPIPIDLNIAKLKIVRDANGVFHIEPVVNLLSRSNSLVTLTSSDTQIVENINHELELNILRQSSKQLKLDNEQLRRRLNALEKISEENAKLIRIKEESIVIKSHLSAAQEDIQLLLKEKRALQETITELQNRIIGSGPGSATRASWSSKR
- the LOC139989766 gene encoding bridge-like lipid transfer protein family member 3B isoform X5, which encodes MVSLIKKQLLKHLSRFTKNLSADKINLSAFKGEGELTNLELDEIVLTDLLELPSWLRLTNAWCNKVSFRIQWTKLRSVPIFLSLDEVHIEVETCEDLRDLSSPQGLSSYTGPAKYSFIHKVIDGITVTVNTVSVTFKSPAFIASVQMNRIIVESKSATWQRCDLRTTRVKDPDRGQLLIFKELEWQTVRIEAQSTKDKNLTPLRLLTNQARCRITIKKRISDCFVMGSRLILILDDLLWVLTDSQLKAALHFIDSLGGLIEKATVLERKTKAARKLEVLPEYQAQISQQSRTKNQYNTAISKIFTRYDVVETSYHFLCQRIDLHLCDDAGNGRSSHPDLKDGGALQISLVRFQVDYYPYHLAMADRKHWAKYKENATPHSQWLQQSLSSFRSQFMDLIDSGRTQHSPLTRSQGNITVNNTKGLGDNSEKGNQSQNINITVDDKKKSQHPSGNPVKNYILEQLAKLMTTCIIIRIDDFTLYKVTTTSRNPVPKEFVMGDRDKFCLPEDVTIVHAEFTYYYYPGDITFPLPPPKFYVQLNPIQVNFDVCSCLWFNSFALNLYHSLMNKDKQSTYTSTNLMYFDVKIEAILPRAIFESQQDYPNQKDRPKSLHIQTSRASITNVRSAERSSRADLAQCVNAFQMGQMFFATDFPNRLNDFHILTDKFLAHCAGTDNIRYPPPNFSSNSVNELVRQLHRELLWTEAKDIWCCNLEPVWGDFLGARAVGQNRPVPFLDAFPLTLWCYMSMKSSEKDLSENKSTADIHGLAYISNLVSVQINHYQYLFLLRLSEVLSEMATYLNIDSNKILKVDCGSALVIGALIPQVEVTFVMPSHTPGKENSGGDLESVMPDSSSIADDIPGSSIPWQSTERVESSSKKININNETITPQSDVSSMLSMDFIHSSIPQTVVTFKQNGTNKHENNIQIRNVAHDKRCIAVEEEKSLPTLRYTADATNKHSKGDSSSNTPFIPNNFNVGLSSMKKGLSNLMTSIDSALKASPEDGSSDTVSIRSDVSSDSENYVLINLQDQEKLDTMFSVDNSIRITAVEEASEVVEETPDTQSEKSMDSVCKRKDIVSMATFKLSKVEFIQQSLGYASSIKVQISNIGNDECSSIPWDEFQTKFSARSRGWVELPSDSNCRSCIKLRLDHDLKCKSDSWKLSQASRAIRNKNMHLNQNQDNTAEEEVDTTIDVHNKQSVLDLFEDKLEVKVTNVSMALSMSSISGLTDLTEDEIIPRPIPLQIYLESISLRLNEDRPPNNITSPGPIPIDLNIAKLKIVRDANGVFHIEPVVNLLSRSNSLVTLTSSDTQIVENINHELELNILRQSSKQLKLDNEQLRRRLNALEKISEENAKLIRIKEESIVIKSHLSAAQEDIQLLLKEKRALQETITELQNRIIGSGPGSATRASWSSKR
- the LOC139989766 gene encoding bridge-like lipid transfer protein family member 3B isoform X3; this encodes MVSLIKKQLLKHLSRFTKNLSADKINLSAFKGEGELTNLELDEIVLTDLLELPSWLRLTNAWCNKVSFRIQWTKLRSVPIFLSLDEVHIEVETCEDLRDLSSPQGLSSYTGPAKYSFIHKVIDGITVTVNTVSVTFKSPAFIASVQMNRIIVESKSATWQRCDLRTTRVKDPDRGQLLIFKELEWQTVRIEAQSTKDKNLTPLRLLTNQARCRITIKKRISDCFVMGSRLILILDDLLWVLTDSQLKAALHFIDSLGGLIEKATVLERKTKAARKLEVLPEYQAQISQQSRTKNQYNTAISKIFTRYDVVETSYHFLCQRIDLHLCDDAGNGRSSHPDLKDGGALQISLVRFQVDYYPYHLAMADRKHWAKYKENATPHSQWLQQSLSSFRSQFMDLIDSGRTQHSPLTRSQGNITVNNTKGLGDNSEKGNQSQNINITVDDKKKSQHPSGNPVKNYILEQLAKLMTTCIIIRIDDFTLYKVTTTSRNPVPKEFVMAQTRKKHATGDRDKFCLPEDVTIVHAEFTYYYYPGDITFPLPPPKFYVQLNPIQVNFDVCSCLWFNSFALNLYHSLMNKDKQSTYTSTNLMYFDVKIEAILPRVVFESQQDYPNQKDRPKSLHIQTSRASITNVRSAERSSRADLAQCVNAFQMGQMFFATDFPNRLNDFHILTDKFLAHCAGTDNIRYPPPNFSSNSVNELVRQLHRELLWTEAKDIWCCNLEPVWGDFLGARAVGQNRPVPFLDAFPLTLWCYMSMKSSEKDLSENKSTADIHGLAYISNLVSVQINHYQYLFLLRLSEVLSEMATYLNIDSNKILKVDCGSALVIGALIPQVEVTFVMPSHTPGKENSGGDLESVMPDSSSIADDIPGSSIPWQSTERVESSSKKININNETITPQSDVSSMLSMDFIHSSIPQTVVTFKQNGTNKHENNIQIRNVAHDKRCIAVEEEKSLPTLRYTADATNKHSKGDSSSNTPFIPNNFNVGLSSMKKGLSNLMTSIDSALKASPEDGSSDTVSIRSDVSSDSENYVLINLQDQEKLDTMFSVDNSIRITAVEEASEVVEETPDTQSEKSMDSVCKRKDIVSMATFKLSKVEFIQQSLGYASSIKVQISNIGNDECSSIPWDEFQTKFSARSRGWVELPSDSNCRSCIKLRLDHDLKCKSDSWKLSQASRAIRNKNMHLNQNQDNTAEEEVDTTIDVHNKQSVLDLFEDKLEVKVTNVSMALSMSSISGLTDLTEDEIIPRPIPLQIYLESISLRLNEDRPPNNITSPGPIPIDLNIAKLKIVRDANGVFHIEPVVNLLSRSNSLVTLTSSDTQIVENINHELELNILRQSSKQLKLDNEQLRRRLNALEKISEENAKLIRIKEESIVIKSHLSAAQEDIQLLLKEKRALQETITELQNRIIGSGPGSATRASWSSKR